From Phaeocystidibacter marisrubri, the proteins below share one genomic window:
- a CDS encoding tetratricopeptide repeat protein: MRKFIVAFFMLAVLVSLVSCEQKESQVVDRKAEMKTSIDSLESVLKAAEGDLDEDLGLQMIDAYVGYAKEFEADTASVIYWYKAGEIAQNIPGKELYAVTYFANIFEDHPNHALAPQSVFLSGVAFDKMGDKERAAVSFEHFLEAYPSHDWAPDAQAMLQMSTDTTDLDTQVKAWLENANKTQE, encoded by the coding sequence ATGAGAAAGTTCATCGTTGCATTTTTCATGTTAGCCGTGCTTGTAAGCTTGGTTTCATGCGAGCAAAAAGAATCTCAGGTAGTGGATAGAAAGGCGGAAATGAAGACGAGTATCGATTCGTTGGAATCGGTGTTGAAAGCTGCCGAGGGAGATTTGGATGAAGATTTAGGTCTTCAAATGATCGATGCATACGTGGGGTATGCCAAAGAGTTTGAAGCGGATACGGCGTCTGTTATTTATTGGTACAAGGCCGGTGAGATTGCTCAGAATATTCCAGGTAAGGAATTGTACGCTGTTACATATTTCGCCAATATCTTTGAAGACCATCCCAACCATGCATTGGCACCTCAGTCGGTTTTTCTATCGGGTGTAGCCTTTGATAAAATGGGAGATAAAGAAAGAGCAGCCGTGAGCTTTGAGCATTTTTTAGAAGCCTACCCATCCCATGATTGGGCTCCAGATGCGCAAGCGATGTTGCAAATGAGCACAGACACAACGGATCTTGATACCCAAGTGAAGGCGTGGTTGGAGAACGCAAACAAAACACAAGAATAA
- a CDS encoding SRPBCC domain-containing protein produces MEFTIETKLPASPDDVFDAWLSSEKHSAMTGSPAHVSAEVGGRFHAWNQYISGTNLEIDRKTRILQAWRTTDFKQKTEDSLVEITFQKSGEGCLVTIHHSHLSSDGAKYKKGWEDYYFDPMERYFLSL; encoded by the coding sequence ATGGAATTTACGATAGAGACTAAACTTCCTGCATCTCCTGATGATGTTTTTGACGCATGGTTAAGCAGCGAAAAGCACAGCGCCATGACGGGTTCTCCTGCACATGTTAGTGCGGAAGTTGGTGGTAGATTTCATGCTTGGAATCAATACATTTCTGGCACTAATTTGGAGATTGATAGAAAGACGAGAATTCTTCAGGCTTGGAGGACTACAGATTTCAAGCAAAAAACAGAGGATTCTTTAGTTGAAATTACCTTTCAAAAATCTGGAGAAGGATGCTTGGTCACTATTCATCATAGTCACTTATCTTCAGATGGCGCGAAGTACAAAAAAGGATGGGAAGATTACTATTTTGATCCAATGGAGCGTTACTTTTTAAGTCTCTAA
- the fabG gene encoding 3-oxoacyl-ACP reductase FabG → MKRLDNRVAIITGGASGIGKAAVEKFVAEGARVAIWDMNEEHGNALVAAMDGKASFYKVNTANSDEVNAAAEKVIADFGKVDILVNNAGITRDATLLKMTDEQWDAVINVNLKGVFNCTRALAGHFKDNGYGRIVNTSSVVGLYGNFGQSNYVATKAGVIGMTKTWAKEFGKYGITSNAVAPGFIATDMVKSMPEKVLDMMKDKAPLKRLGQPEDIANAYAFLASDEASFISGTVLSVDGAVTI, encoded by the coding sequence ATGAAAAGACTCGATAATAGGGTGGCTATCATCACTGGTGGCGCCTCCGGTATAGGTAAAGCAGCCGTCGAAAAATTTGTAGCAGAAGGCGCTCGTGTTGCTATCTGGGATATGAATGAGGAGCATGGCAATGCTCTCGTTGCAGCCATGGATGGTAAAGCATCTTTCTACAAAGTGAATACAGCAAATTCGGATGAGGTGAATGCTGCAGCCGAGAAGGTGATTGCCGACTTTGGAAAGGTAGATATCTTGGTGAACAATGCTGGGATTACTCGGGATGCCACTCTTTTGAAAATGACCGACGAGCAATGGGATGCCGTGATCAACGTAAACTTGAAAGGGGTGTTCAACTGCACTCGTGCATTGGCCGGACATTTTAAGGACAACGGCTACGGGAGAATTGTGAATACTTCATCTGTGGTTGGACTTTATGGAAACTTCGGACAATCCAATTACGTGGCAACGAAAGCCGGGGTGATTGGAATGACCAAAACATGGGCGAAGGAGTTTGGCAAATATGGAATTACGTCCAATGCAGTAGCACCGGGTTTCATTGCTACAGATATGGTGAAATCCATGCCAGAGAAAGTGTTAGATATGATGAAGGACAAGGCACCGCTCAAGCGTCTAGGACAGCCAGAAGATATCGCAAATGCATACGCTTTCTTAGCTTCCGATGAAGCTTCTTTCATCTCAGGAACCGTGTTGAGTGTTGATGGCGCAGTAACTATTTAA
- a CDS encoding transglycosylase domain-containing protein, with product MKKKKKSTRRLWIVRLFKLALAGAALLALFIFLVWAGAFGRLPNDEDILSIRNYLASEVYSSDNTLIGKYFVQNRTGANIDEIPQTLIDALVATEDARFFEHNGVDKRSLARVIFKTLILQDASSGGGSTLTQQLVKNTYGRDDFGFLSMPVAKVKEIIIAQRFEETFNKEQILELYLNTVSFGENVYGIETASQRYFNKKPASLSIEECAVLVGLLKGNTLYNPRRNPELALDRRNTVLDQMAKYEYITEAAADSIQAIPMELNYYNLESDNPAPYFIAHIEPQIKAILDELRKPDGSEYDLRTDGLIIETTLNSRLQQYAVASVERHMKSLQGEFNAHWGHNNPWGNNHSVIQSQVVKTGIYKRLKANGKSDEEIIEAMSIPHPMTVVDLSGEHGVKNVEMSSLDSIGYYQSMLHTGFLAMEPNSGNVLAWVGGLDYTYLPYDHVTTRRQTASTFKPFVYGAAIESGIDECTYFRNVSQTYPDYDNWHPTNSGGDDSLYYNLRGALKKSLNVISVEVLLRTGMGKVENFAKRAGFSSPIRRVPSMALGTNEATLLEMVNSYCTFANHGKRVRPRYITKITDAFGTVIYKAPGASSSDAIENAVCDELTSYLQAVINEGTARSARSTYGLSSEYAGKTGTAQDYADGWFIGYSPKLVAGAWVGASNPKVHFRNGALGAGSHMALPIWARFFRSIEGSGYRSKYTGSFELNPLSDSLDVRDCPDIREADFLERLGNYFDDGERKVDTNDTGDRSFWDRLFGR from the coding sequence ATGAAGAAGAAAAAGAAGTCCACTCGTCGCCTTTGGATTGTACGATTATTCAAACTTGCTCTTGCCGGAGCAGCCCTACTAGCTTTGTTCATCTTCTTGGTGTGGGCCGGTGCTTTTGGTCGGTTACCCAATGATGAAGACATCCTATCCATCCGCAATTATTTAGCTTCTGAAGTATACAGTTCAGACAACACCTTGATTGGTAAATACTTCGTTCAAAACCGTACAGGGGCTAACATCGACGAGATTCCCCAAACACTGATCGATGCGTTAGTTGCCACGGAAGACGCTCGTTTCTTTGAACACAATGGAGTAGATAAGCGAAGTCTTGCTCGTGTAATCTTTAAAACCCTCATCTTGCAAGACGCCTCTTCCGGTGGTGGCTCTACCCTTACTCAGCAGCTAGTTAAAAACACCTATGGTAGAGACGACTTTGGCTTTTTGTCAATGCCCGTAGCCAAGGTGAAAGAAATCATTATCGCTCAGCGCTTCGAAGAAACTTTTAATAAGGAGCAAATCTTAGAGTTGTACTTGAATACAGTGAGTTTTGGTGAAAACGTTTATGGGATCGAAACCGCCTCCCAACGTTACTTCAATAAGAAACCCGCCTCACTTTCTATTGAGGAATGTGCCGTACTTGTAGGACTTCTCAAGGGTAACACTCTATACAATCCGAGAAGGAATCCAGAACTCGCACTCGATCGTCGCAATACCGTGTTGGACCAAATGGCGAAGTATGAATACATCACTGAAGCAGCAGCGGACTCTATTCAAGCCATCCCAATGGAATTGAATTACTACAATTTGGAATCCGATAATCCCGCACCCTATTTCATCGCTCATATTGAACCTCAAATTAAGGCCATTCTTGATGAGCTTAGAAAGCCTGATGGCTCAGAATACGACTTGAGAACGGACGGACTGATAATTGAAACGACCTTAAATAGTCGTCTGCAACAATATGCCGTTGCCTCTGTAGAACGACACATGAAATCTCTTCAAGGTGAGTTCAATGCTCATTGGGGACATAACAATCCGTGGGGCAATAACCACAGTGTGATTCAAAGCCAAGTTGTAAAAACTGGAATCTACAAACGACTAAAAGCCAATGGAAAAAGTGATGAAGAAATCATCGAGGCGATGTCGATTCCTCACCCTATGACTGTGGTAGATCTCAGTGGAGAACACGGAGTGAAGAATGTGGAAATGAGTTCGCTTGACAGCATAGGATATTACCAGTCCATGTTACACACAGGCTTTCTAGCCATGGAACCCAATTCAGGAAACGTCTTGGCTTGGGTAGGGGGATTGGACTATACCTACCTTCCGTATGACCATGTCACCACTCGCCGTCAAACAGCTTCAACCTTTAAGCCTTTTGTGTACGGCGCAGCCATTGAATCGGGCATTGATGAGTGTACCTATTTCAGAAATGTCTCTCAAACTTATCCTGATTACGACAATTGGCATCCAACCAACTCTGGTGGAGATGATTCTCTCTATTATAACCTGAGAGGAGCTCTGAAAAAGTCGCTGAACGTAATTTCTGTTGAAGTCTTGCTTCGAACAGGAATGGGCAAAGTAGAGAACTTCGCCAAGCGTGCTGGATTTTCAAGCCCAATTCGTCGCGTTCCATCTATGGCACTTGGAACAAATGAAGCCACCCTACTTGAGATGGTGAATTCATACTGCACCTTTGCCAATCACGGAAAACGCGTTCGTCCCCGGTATATCACAAAAATTACAGATGCATTTGGCACTGTGATATACAAAGCCCCAGGAGCGTCGAGTTCAGATGCTATAGAGAATGCAGTATGCGATGAACTCACGTCATACTTGCAAGCAGTCATCAATGAAGGTACCGCACGAAGTGCACGTTCTACCTACGGACTGAGCAGTGAATACGCCGGGAAGACGGGAACCGCTCAAGACTATGCCGATGGATGGTTTATTGGATACTCTCCAAAGCTTGTAGCTGGTGCATGGGTTGGAGCGAGTAATCCTAAAGTTCACTTCAGAAATGGAGCACTTGGTGCTGGATCACACATGGCTCTACCGATTTGGGCGAGATTCTTCCGAAGTATTGAAGGTTCAGGCTACCGTTCTAAGTACACGGGTAGTTTTGAGCTCAACCCACTATCTGACAGCTTGGATGTACGAGATTGTCCTGATATACGCGAAGCAGATTTTCTTGAGCGTCTAGGTAATTACTTCGACGATGGAGAAAGAAAAGTAGACACGAACGATACAGGTGATCGAAGCTTCTGGGATAGACTCTTTGGAAGATAA
- a CDS encoding ABC transporter permease, whose product MRRLQILENIRIAIDALMTQKLRAILTASVIAIGIMAMMGMLTSVRSLEQAVTDNFSSLGANTFTIQSRGMNIQIGRRGSRPKTHPPITWDQANDFVNRFQYNGATSSLSYRVTGAMEVKHGSKATDPNVLVWAIDENYLQTSGYSINEGRGFTRQDISDSRPIVLLGKDVYEKLFGTDEAIDTSISMRGQRYRVVGILNPKGSSSIFSGDNAVLIPITRARASLTSPSSGYSINVMTGNGANLDATVSEATAVMRAIRKQHPREESSFNITRSDALSSMLLENKNQLYIAAIAVSLITLLVAAINLLNIMLVSVRQRTREIGTRKAIGAKQRHIVLQFLTEAALVSQLGGVMGIIFGIIIGNSVGSQLGTTFTVPWDWVIFAVSITFVTGVLSGLYPAVKAARLDPIESLRYE is encoded by the coding sequence ATGCGCCGCCTTCAAATCCTAGAGAACATACGAATTGCCATAGATGCATTAATGACGCAAAAACTGCGAGCCATCCTAACGGCTTCTGTCATTGCGATTGGTATTATGGCTATGATGGGAATGCTTACAAGCGTTCGATCTCTTGAACAAGCAGTCACGGATAATTTCTCTTCACTCGGTGCCAACACGTTCACCATTCAAAGCCGTGGTATGAACATACAAATTGGCCGACGAGGCTCTCGCCCGAAGACGCACCCGCCCATTACTTGGGACCAAGCCAATGATTTTGTTAATCGATTCCAGTATAATGGCGCCACTTCTTCTCTGTCTTACCGCGTAACAGGAGCCATGGAAGTCAAACATGGTTCTAAGGCGACTGATCCCAATGTATTGGTCTGGGCTATCGATGAAAACTACCTGCAAACGAGCGGTTACTCGATCAATGAAGGTCGCGGTTTTACAAGACAAGACATTTCAGATTCTCGCCCCATTGTGCTCTTAGGTAAGGACGTTTATGAAAAACTATTTGGAACGGATGAAGCAATTGACACATCTATCTCCATGCGCGGACAGCGCTATCGCGTGGTAGGTATTCTAAACCCCAAAGGTTCCTCATCCATTTTCTCTGGCGATAATGCCGTGCTCATTCCGATCACCCGAGCTAGAGCTAGCCTCACCTCCCCCTCATCAGGCTACAGCATTAATGTGATGACGGGAAATGGCGCCAACTTAGATGCCACCGTGAGTGAGGCGACAGCCGTAATGCGCGCAATCAGAAAACAACATCCACGAGAAGAATCATCCTTTAATATTACCCGAAGTGATGCGCTTAGCTCAATGTTACTAGAGAATAAGAATCAACTCTACATTGCAGCCATTGCTGTTAGCCTCATCACACTATTAGTAGCTGCCATCAACCTGCTGAATATTATGTTGGTTAGCGTTCGTCAGCGTACGCGAGAAATTGGTACCCGAAAGGCTATTGGCGCTAAGCAAAGACACATTGTACTCCAGTTCTTAACGGAAGCGGCGTTAGTAAGTCAGCTGGGTGGCGTAATGGGAATCATTTTTGGAATTATCATTGGTAACTCAGTTGGATCACAGCTAGGAACCACATTTACTGTTCCTTGGGATTGGGTGATTTTTGCAGTGAGTATCACATTTGTAACTGGAGTTCTTTCTGGCTTATACCCTGCAGTTAAAGCGGCTCGTTTGGATCCGATAGAATCCCTTCGTTACGAATAG
- a CDS encoding T9SS type A sorting domain-containing protein, producing the protein MTSALRSQRCLWAFHLMVLSIGLMGQSLHYQVQELTDSHPPTHNATSVTSAKRATTTIYSENFSNGVPAGWNTYGYSSSGTPMPACIWEYRGTSTTPNNTVGSRGAYSTSSNGFNQPLNSTTRSNGFMIFDSDYLDNGGVSANQGQGPAPTGHVGILRSDTIDLSGQFNLRLVFEHSARVYQANLVVEYSVDGGLTWPYSDTIASHNTLGINGFISNATVASRDISSTIAGASNAMIRFVFDGTPGNTINHGYYYWMIDDIRIEVIPQHELQITSVNNRPAIFVEAGNPAQPLKSIYGHQSVDEARPIAFSGIIENTGASYQTNVQLKVDVVNSAGVVVHTCSSIAIDTLFQGATASRAQTTTSTWTPSTIDEYQLKYYLSSDSLTTSSNDSLPFSFSNYITSLDFSHKDNSIGSNELGDTGQIAVRMEFLQDEYIHSVQVGIDGNNTDVGGILEVSIYDTAGFNLSSGFPTYPIATASHTITQADINNEMAEISMATPATGSSAYCDMSVTGAYYVVVKLNTLNGTKDIAIWNDQQVIQPLLASIMYFTKSNPSWYFGFTTPELNAPHIRVKSSNQCYLNIDMGTIERACGPYSAPSGTTYTQSGTGFLDTVPSTSGSGCIMVYHFDLDLEAEGSIAVEICNGKSFTLPSGNGTLQTAGTYTDTIVGGAAAGCDSIVNITLTTVNVNMAVTRQPNSTILQVGETSASYQWIKCDNPNAGIINGATGRLFYVPANGSYAVIVTKGGCKDTSNCFSVQDIGLNDLHSPTAVVYPNPAQSVLHVQRSNWNRVIRVELCDLSGKVHTTVENPNEDLSLPVNQLQNGMYILRVISADNSSTSVKVSILR; encoded by the coding sequence ATGACCTCAGCACTACGCTCTCAAAGATGTTTATGGGCTTTCCATTTGATGGTACTTTCAATAGGGTTGATGGGGCAATCGCTTCATTACCAAGTACAGGAACTAACTGATTCCCATCCCCCTACCCACAACGCTACTTCTGTCACCAGCGCTAAAAGGGCAACAACAACCATATATTCCGAGAACTTTTCAAATGGAGTTCCCGCAGGATGGAACACCTATGGCTACAGTTCTTCAGGAACCCCTATGCCTGCCTGTATTTGGGAGTATCGTGGAACGTCTACAACTCCTAACAATACTGTGGGATCTAGAGGCGCCTATAGTACTAGCTCGAATGGATTTAATCAACCACTTAACTCTACCACCCGCTCCAATGGGTTTATGATTTTTGACTCCGACTACCTAGACAACGGGGGTGTAAGCGCAAATCAAGGTCAAGGACCTGCGCCTACTGGACACGTTGGAATCCTCAGATCGGACACCATTGATTTGTCAGGACAATTCAATCTTCGCTTAGTATTTGAACACAGTGCACGTGTTTATCAAGCAAACTTGGTGGTAGAATACTCCGTTGATGGAGGTCTGACATGGCCGTATTCAGACACGATCGCAAGCCATAATACACTCGGCATCAATGGGTTCATTTCGAACGCCACAGTAGCGTCCCGAGACATTTCTTCCACCATTGCAGGGGCTAGCAATGCAATGATTCGATTTGTTTTTGATGGAACACCAGGCAATACAATCAATCACGGCTATTACTATTGGATGATTGACGACATCCGCATTGAGGTGATCCCTCAACATGAGCTTCAGATTACTTCTGTGAATAACCGTCCTGCCATTTTCGTAGAGGCTGGAAATCCAGCGCAGCCTCTCAAGAGTATCTACGGGCATCAATCTGTAGATGAAGCCCGCCCCATCGCTTTCTCGGGAATTATTGAAAACACAGGAGCTAGCTACCAAACGAATGTTCAGCTCAAAGTTGATGTCGTGAATAGCGCTGGCGTGGTTGTACATACCTGTTCCTCCATCGCTATCGACACCTTGTTCCAAGGAGCAACGGCAAGCAGAGCACAAACGACAACCAGCACATGGACGCCTTCGACCATTGATGAATACCAATTGAAGTATTATCTATCTTCCGATTCGCTCACTACCTCCTCCAACGATTCTCTCCCCTTCTCGTTTTCCAATTACATCACGTCTCTTGATTTTAGTCACAAAGACAATAGTATTGGTTCCAATGAACTAGGGGATACAGGACAGATTGCCGTTCGTATGGAATTTCTGCAAGATGAATACATCCACAGTGTCCAAGTGGGTATCGACGGAAATAACACGGACGTAGGTGGAATTCTTGAAGTATCCATTTACGATACTGCTGGATTCAATCTGTCCTCTGGATTTCCTACTTACCCCATCGCAACCGCTAGCCATACGATCACCCAAGCCGACATCAATAATGAAATGGCCGAAATCAGCATGGCAACCCCAGCTACAGGCAGCTCGGCCTATTGTGACATGTCGGTAACAGGGGCTTATTACGTGGTGGTAAAACTAAACACTCTGAATGGCACAAAAGACATAGCGATCTGGAATGATCAGCAAGTGATTCAACCCCTGCTTGCAAGCATTATGTACTTCACAAAATCGAACCCAAGTTGGTATTTCGGTTTCACTACGCCCGAATTGAATGCTCCGCATATCCGTGTAAAAAGCTCCAACCAATGCTATTTAAACATAGACATGGGAACTATAGAAAGAGCATGTGGACCGTATTCCGCCCCAAGCGGAACGACTTATACCCAAAGTGGAACTGGATTTTTGGACACCGTTCCTTCAACTTCTGGATCAGGTTGTATAATGGTTTATCATTTTGATCTTGATCTCGAAGCTGAAGGATCTATCGCGGTTGAAATTTGCAATGGTAAGTCTTTCACGCTCCCTTCGGGCAACGGAACACTTCAAACGGCAGGTACCTACACAGACACTATAGTAGGAGGAGCCGCTGCAGGGTGCGACAGTATTGTGAATATCACCTTAACCACAGTCAACGTGAATATGGCCGTTACGCGTCAGCCGAATTCAACCATCTTACAAGTTGGTGAAACTTCAGCCTCATATCAATGGATTAAATGTGACAACCCGAATGCTGGCATTATTAACGGAGCTACCGGTCGACTATTCTACGTTCCTGCCAATGGTTCTTATGCGGTGATTGTAACTAAAGGCGGATGTAAGGACACTTCCAACTGTTTCTCCGTGCAAGATATAGGCCTCAATGATCTCCATTCTCCCACAGCTGTCGTCTATCCCAATCCGGCTCAATCGGTATTGCATGTTCAGCGATCCAATTGGAATCGTGTAATCCGGGTTGAGTTATGTGACCTCAGTGGAAAAGTTCACACAACTGTAGAAAATCCGAATGAAGACCTCTCACTCCCTGTGAATCAGCTTCAGAATGGCATGTATATTCTCAGAGTCATAAGTGCGGATAACTCGTCCACTTCTGTGAAAGTTTCCATTCTGAGATAA
- a CDS encoding DUF5606 family protein, which translates to MNLEGVLAIGGKPGLYQLVAQSRGGVIVEHLTDKKRLSIGAQAQVSALEDIAIFTMDDEKPLKEIFETMLEKHGEEKALSPKSSARELEAYFAEILPEYDTDRVYPSDIKKVLSWYNILHQTGHLTAEAPEAEAEEVKTEE; encoded by the coding sequence ATGAATTTAGAAGGTGTATTAGCCATTGGTGGCAAGCCGGGTTTATATCAACTCGTAGCACAGAGCAGAGGCGGGGTGATTGTTGAACATCTCACTGACAAGAAGAGATTGAGCATTGGTGCTCAAGCACAGGTAAGTGCACTTGAGGATATCGCTATTTTCACAATGGACGACGAAAAGCCTCTCAAAGAGATTTTCGAAACAATGTTGGAAAAGCACGGTGAAGAGAAAGCACTTTCTCCAAAGTCGAGCGCACGTGAACTCGAAGCGTACTTCGCTGAGATTCTGCCTGAGTATGACACCGATAGAGTATATCCAAGTGATATTAAAAAAGTGTTGAGCTGGTATAACATCTTGCATCAAACAGGTCACCTTACTGCGGAAGCTCCAGAAGCCGAAGCGGAAGAGGTCAAGACGGAAGAATAA
- a CDS encoding M23 family metallopeptidase, giving the protein MRGIRFIKKKRGILLLTLFIVGYLTPDGAHMPVDGATSSDYHPDSFWYYPWGKSVTHKGVDIFAKAGTVVESCTRGIVLYTGTLESGGKVVIVLGPKWRIHYYAHLDSIETSPLTLVGSSTSIGTVGSTGNARGKSPHLHYSVFSLMPRPWKIDGEKQRWKKMFFLDPIGQF; this is encoded by the coding sequence ATGAGAGGAATTCGCTTTATCAAAAAGAAGCGAGGTATTCTTCTTCTCACTCTATTCATCGTTGGCTACTTGACACCAGATGGAGCGCACATGCCCGTGGATGGCGCTACATCTTCAGACTATCATCCCGATTCCTTTTGGTATTATCCATGGGGGAAATCTGTCACACACAAAGGAGTGGACATTTTCGCTAAAGCGGGAACTGTTGTAGAATCTTGTACACGCGGAATTGTTCTTTACACAGGCACATTAGAATCGGGAGGGAAAGTTGTTATTGTTTTGGGACCCAAGTGGAGGATTCATTACTACGCCCACCTTGATAGTATAGAAACAAGTCCACTTACTCTTGTGGGTTCTTCAACCTCCATCGGAACCGTTGGCAGCACTGGAAATGCTCGCGGAAAAAGTCCCCATCTGCATTATTCTGTGTTCTCACTAATGCCACGACCTTGGAAAATAGATGGAGAGAAACAGAGATGGAAGAAAATGTTTTTCTTAGATCCTATCGGGCAATTCTAG
- a CDS encoding DUF6688 domain-containing protein — protein MFVLTITAFCLPSLVLLIKTAKRFSRPTYQFHPILEVLIELVIFIFNPIVFFAAFVVDNHDCCASSAFNTEYLPEFYILCIPVLSISLAYKYSRSPWPPFMELLGGGSVLLLFLLNTAIGIQIISSDQSGGWIPILIGNSPIYLWLWHVMQARLNMNGGKQESYEDEEYLDLPENPKGRYSFERFANQILKYFIGLLPVSFLIYLVQYIFTQRPDGMIKLFTETYYHTFSTLTPLCENVDCGGHYLCSVAANGNPRFVGSKRVGIRNSKLIACNRQLLVCNAFEQWLSEVSPKTHQWIRRHYDKVGDHIHKNYDVYKDRRISHLVYLLMKPLEWTFTLILYSVDIQPENRIELQYTSKTPLSELTQSSSK, from the coding sequence TTGTTCGTACTTACTATCACAGCCTTTTGTTTGCCTAGTCTAGTACTACTCATCAAAACAGCCAAAAGGTTTAGTCGGCCAACTTATCAATTCCACCCAATACTTGAAGTATTGATAGAGTTGGTCATTTTCATTTTCAATCCTATCGTCTTCTTCGCCGCATTCGTCGTGGATAATCATGATTGTTGTGCATCCTCTGCATTCAATACGGAGTATCTACCGGAGTTTTACATCCTCTGCATTCCCGTACTTTCTATCTCATTAGCTTACAAATACAGCAGGTCACCATGGCCTCCTTTCATGGAGTTGCTGGGGGGAGGTAGTGTACTTCTCTTATTTCTACTAAACACCGCCATTGGGATTCAAATTATTTCCAGTGATCAATCGGGAGGTTGGATTCCTATCCTCATTGGCAATTCCCCTATCTACCTTTGGTTATGGCACGTCATGCAAGCCCGTCTCAATATGAATGGAGGGAAACAAGAATCCTATGAAGACGAAGAATACTTGGATCTTCCCGAGAATCCCAAAGGACGTTACTCGTTTGAACGATTTGCGAATCAAATCCTGAAGTATTTTATCGGTCTCCTGCCTGTGAGCTTTCTAATTTACCTTGTTCAATACATCTTCACCCAACGTCCGGATGGTATGATCAAGTTGTTCACAGAAACATACTATCACACCTTCTCTACACTCACCCCACTCTGTGAAAATGTGGATTGTGGCGGCCATTACCTCTGTAGTGTGGCAGCCAACGGAAACCCAAGGTTTGTCGGTTCGAAGCGAGTGGGCATCCGCAATAGTAAATTGATTGCCTGTAACCGACAATTACTCGTCTGTAATGCATTCGAGCAGTGGCTTTCCGAAGTATCTCCAAAAACTCATCAATGGATTCGCAGGCACTACGACAAAGTCGGCGACCACATTCACAAAAACTACGATGTATACAAAGACCGACGAATTTCGCACCTAGTTTACCTTCTCATGAAGCCACTCGAATGGACATTCACACTGATATTGTATTCAGTTGATATTCAGCCGGAAAATAGGATAGAATTGCAATACACGAGTAAAACTCCTCTTTCGGAACTAACCCAATCATCATCCAAATGA
- the mazG gene encoding nucleoside triphosphate pyrophosphohydrolase: MHTREENLEAFSRLLTIMDELREQCPWDRKQTMESLRHLTIEETYELADAIVDNDLEEIKKEIGDLMLHMVFYSKIGSEKGAFDVGDVLHGICDKLVHRHPHIYGDVKVTGEEEVKANWEKIKLKEGNNEKKSVLEGVPRSLPAMVKATRIQDKARGVGFDWDNRTQVWDKVHEELNEFQEAVESGNREEMEAEFGDVLFSMINYSRFVDLDPEMALERTNKKFISRFKFMETAIREDGKSMSEMNLEELDYYWDKAKAASK, translated from the coding sequence ATGCATACCCGAGAAGAGAACTTAGAGGCTTTTAGTCGACTACTGACCATCATGGATGAATTGCGAGAGCAATGTCCGTGGGATAGAAAACAAACTATGGAGTCCCTTCGTCACCTCACCATTGAAGAGACGTATGAATTGGCCGATGCCATTGTGGACAATGATTTGGAGGAAATCAAGAAGGAGATTGGCGACCTCATGTTACACATGGTTTTTTATTCAAAGATTGGTTCAGAAAAAGGAGCTTTTGATGTAGGAGATGTTCTTCACGGCATTTGCGATAAGCTCGTTCATCGTCACCCTCATATTTATGGCGACGTAAAGGTGACAGGTGAAGAAGAAGTGAAAGCCAACTGGGAGAAAATCAAACTCAAAGAAGGAAACAACGAAAAGAAAAGTGTTCTTGAAGGAGTTCCTCGCTCTCTTCCTGCCATGGTTAAAGCCACCCGTATTCAAGATAAAGCAAGAGGCGTGGGCTTTGACTGGGATAACCGCACTCAAGTTTGGGACAAAGTTCACGAGGAATTGAATGAGTTTCAAGAAGCGGTGGAAAGTGGAAATCGTGAAGAGATGGAAGCTGAATTTGGCGATGTGCTCTTTTCGATGATCAACTATTCCCGATTTGTAGATCTCGATCCTGAAATGGCCCTTGAGCGCACCAACAAGAAGTTTATTTCCAGATTTAAGTTTATGGAAACTGCCATACGGGAAGATGGCAAAAGCATGAGCGAGATGAATTTAGAAGAGCTCGATTACTACTGGGATAAGGCGAAAGCTGCTTCGAAGTAA